From a region of the Phoenix dactylifera cultivar Barhee BC4 unplaced genomic scaffold, palm_55x_up_171113_PBpolish2nd_filt_p 002096F, whole genome shotgun sequence genome:
- the LOC103704653 gene encoding uncharacterized protein LOC103704653 isoform X4, with amino-acid sequence MMDEAVGLEGSVEWAEQEGSFNSWLDKVLASDGIESPRMVEEENRPRDRPKEPDSNSKRQKIGPCTDKTEEPSPLGLILRITPSFLDLIDRKLSQKKTTPLNGPTSGTSIEKQQTRNDEYNIQPTLMKWKASNFPATKLKIGCWERKSRNEGDIVAKFYYARRKLVWEIQEERLKKKIEIQWTDISATRARFIRDQPDILEVELRQQPMFFKEVNPQPRKHTNWEACSDFTSGNATTNRRHYLEFAEGTLEKHYERLLRSDHRLLTLSQKVFASHDSQFFETVNSDMQDMCMLTPKFPPISNQPSSNWCPPHLNHIDNQGSAPTHMWTFESLDPAVGANHPLSLLTPTPRVIQMNSPSSVMECLPTMNQGASSLNPTTSYLADNFALNNGNSATDSTLNRMTQLCSQDIQSLRRVDDISERQIQQLPWDTCATPAPNFLPGRVSANTLLTHTAETENFHVPRQGQSLEEHLMSESDDLDAFAADDSRLLSSVKSIGSVIY; translated from the exons ATGATGGATGAAGCTGTTGGGTTAGAAGGAAGTGTTGAATGGGCTGAGCAAGAGGGGAGCTTTAATAGTTGGCTCGATAAGGTGCTTGCTTCTGATGGGATTGAGAGTCCTCGCATGGTTGAGGAAGAGAATAGACCTCGAGATAGGCCCAAAGAGCCAGACTCAAATTCCAAGAGGCAGAAG ATAGGTCCATGCACTGACAAGACAGAGGAACCCAGTCCTCTGGGTTTGATTTTACGCATAACTCCATCTTTCTTGGATCTCATTGATAGGAAGCTATCTCAAAAGAAGACCACTCCTCTTAATGGACCAACTTCGGGTACTAGTATAGAAAAACAACAGACCAGAAATGATGAATATAACATCCAACCCACATTAATGAAATGGAAGGCTTCAAATTTTCCTGCAACAAAACTCAAGATCGGCTGTTGGGAG AGGAAGTCAAGAAATGAAGGTGATATTGTAGCTAAGTTTTACTATGCTAGGCGAAAACTTGTTTGGGAGATACAAGAagaaagattgaaaaaaaagatTGAGATCCAATGGACCGATATCTCAGCAACCAGAGCACGATTCATACGGGATCAACCAGACATTCTGGAAGTTGAG TTAAGGCAGCAGCCCATGTTCTTTAAAGAGGTAAATCCTCAGCCAAGAAAGCATACTAATTGGGAAGCTTGTTCTGATTTTACCAGTGGGAATGCAACCACAAACAG GAGGCACTATCTTGAGTTTGCAGAAGGAACTTTGGAGAAACATTATGAAAGGCTTTTACGTTCTGATCATCGGCTACTTACGTTGAGTCAGAAAGTTTTTGCAAGCCATGATTCTCAGTtttttgaaaccgttaataGCGACATGCAAGATATGTGCATGCTCACACCAAAATTTCCACCTATTTCAAATCAACCATCCAGCAACTGGTGTCCACCTCATCTGAATCATATTGACAATCAAGGGAGTGCTCCTACTCACATGTGGACCTTTGAATCTCTTGATCCAGCAGTTGGTGCCAACCATCCACTTTCACTGCTGACACCAACACCCAGAGTTATACAAATGAATTCGCCAAGTTCAG TCATGGAGTGCCTACCAACTATGAATCAAGGTGCAAGTTCTTTGAATCCAACGACATCCTACTTGG CAGACAACTTTGCACTTAACAATGGCAACTCTGCAACAGATTCTACCCTGAACAGAATGACTCAGCTTTGCAGTCAAGACATTCAAAGTTTGAGAAGGGTCGATGACATAAGCGAGCGACAAATCCAACAACTACCCTGGGACACCTGCGCGACTCCAGCTCCTAATTTTCTTCCTGGGCGAGTCTCTGCTAATACCTTATTAACTCATACAGCTGAAACAGAAAATTTCCATGTCCCGAGACAAGGTCAATCACTCGAGGAGCATTTAATGAGCGAGTCAGATGATCTGGATGCATTTGCTGCTGATGACTCTAGGCTTCTTTCTTCAGTAAAATCTATTGGGTCAGTCATTTACTAA